Below is a genomic region from Phycobacter azelaicus.
GGCCGGTTTTTTGCCCTCCTTCGCAGGAAAGTGCCGCCTTACTCCAGCCCCAGGCCTTTCAGCATGTCGCGCGCCGCTGCCGCAGGTGTCTGCGCGCCCTCCGCAACGGCTTCTGACAACTCCGCCATGCGCCCGCGCGCCCAGGGTGTCTCCAGCCTTGCCAGCAAAGCCTGACGCACGTCTTCGGCAAACCAGTAGCGGGCCTGTTCGGCGCGTGTACGGTCCCAGTGGCCACTCTCTCGCCGCCAGCCTGCCAGCGCTTCGATGTCGGACCACGCGCTTTTTAGCCCCTCTCGCGCCAAGGCGGAAACCATCATCGCCTTGGGAAAACCTTCCGGGTCCTGCGGGCGCTTGCGCAAAAGCCGCAGCGCCCCGGCATAGTCGGCGCAGGTGCGTGTGGCCGCCGGTTTCAGATCGCCATCAGCCTTGTTCACCAGAATCATGTCGGCCATTTCCATAATGCCGCGTTTGACCCCCTGCAGTTCATCCCCGCCGGCAGGCGCCAGCAGCAGCAGGAACAGATCCGACATCTGTGCCACCACGGTTTCCGATTGCCCGACCCCGACAGTTTCAATCAACACCACATCGAACCCAGCTGCCTCGCACAGGGAAACCGCCTCGCGCGTGCGGCGCGCCACCCCGCCAAGGGTCGTCTGGCTGGGCGATGGGCGGATAAACGCATTCTTCTGGCGGCTGAGATGCTCCATCCGTGTCTTGTCGCCCAGAATGGACCCGCCTGAGCGTGCCGAACTGGGATCTACGGCCAGCACAGCGACCTTGAGGCCTCGCTCTACCAGCATCATGCCAAAGCTTTCGATGAAGGTGGATTTTCCCACCCCAGGTGTCCCGGAAAGACCAATGCGCAAAGACTGCCGCCCGGATTTCGCCAATTGCTCGAGCAGGGCAAGGGCTTGTTCGCGGTGATCGCTCCGGCCGCTTTCCACCAAGGTGATGGCCCGCGCCAGTGCCCGCCGGTCCCCCTTAAGGATCCTCTCTTCCATCTGCGCGATATCCATGGCCTGCCCCGTCTTAGAAAGTTTCGCATACTTGACGCAGGCGGGGCCGGGTTGTCCAGTACCCAGGCGGCCGCAGTCGCCCTCTGG
It encodes:
- the meaB gene encoding methylmalonyl Co-A mutase-associated GTPase MeaB, producing MDIAQMEERILKGDRRALARAITLVESGRSDHREQALALLEQLAKSGRQSLRIGLSGTPGVGKSTFIESFGMMLVERGLKVAVLAVDPSSARSGGSILGDKTRMEHLSRQKNAFIRPSPSQTTLGGVARRTREAVSLCEAAGFDVVLIETVGVGQSETVVAQMSDLFLLLLAPAGGDELQGVKRGIMEMADMILVNKADGDLKPAATRTCADYAGALRLLRKRPQDPEGFPKAMMVSALAREGLKSAWSDIEALAGWRRESGHWDRTRAEQARYWFAEDVRQALLARLETPWARGRMAELSEAVAEGAQTPAAAARDMLKGLGLE